In Takifugu rubripes chromosome 18, fTakRub1.2, whole genome shotgun sequence, the DNA window AACACCAGTGAAGAGCATTCCAATTTTAGATACTAATGGGCGTGCTGACACAATTATTAATGTGGTGTtttgatggagaggaggaacaaCTATGCTCATTGTTCTTTGTCCTACACACATAATATCTCCCCAAAGTATTAAAGAACCCTGATGAACCTGAGGAATCTCTATTCCTGGTGTTGAGGAGGAAACGTTGGGTGGAAGGAAGGAAACTGCTCTAGTAGAGAGACGGATACATTACCAGGGCAGGAAATTGAATGTGTGCAGGAAGTGAGCGCTAATTAATGATAGCGCGATGTGAGAAGGGTGGATCTTGTGTTCGGTTTAGGGCTCTATTATACCTGATATTTAAGGAATAAACATATTGCTGTGTCTACTGTGTTATCACTCCAACTTTGTTGTTACTAGAGTGCCACTGGCACGCCATCAGTGTCCTTCATACATTCATTAAAGCGCCAGATGTCCCTTACAGTCTGCACCACCCAGGGTGCATCACTGCTACTGATATCCATTTGTGTAATAGGTTTATAGTTGGCCTTGTATTTCCTGGCACAGGATAACCTAGCCAGTGTTAAGCTGCTTAGCCCATAGCAACCTTTGGTTAGCCTTTCTCTCTCTGGTCTTGCACACACTGGctccctctgtcctgtcctcatACATAAATGATACAGTCTTACTGTAGCAGGCATCTAGACCCAGGCAGATGGAATAAGCCAGTGGAGCTGGGGGCGTGAGAAGAGTCGTGTTACACTGATGAATCAAGAGGATAGAATTATACTTGCACTGCAGTTCGCAGTAAATGCatgactgtctgtctgcattAGCAGGACCAAAAAGCAGTTGCTGATTTGTTAGCTGCTGCGATGAATGTTTCATTATTGCAAATTGGTGAGAGGAGGAGTGATGTAAGAAACTCGCAGCTCTATATGCAACTCTTCCTCCTGTGATGCGGGGAAGATGTCAAAGGTGGTCTGAAATCGAGCGCTCCTCAATCTCCCTCCAGTTTAGTAGCAAACCAACATGAGACAAACGCCGTGTGTGCTGTGATGTCTGCCTGCAAAGGTTCACGGTGCcggtctgtgtttgtgtggtcgtttagaggaagagctgaggaagCTGCGAGAAGAGACCAACGTGGACTCTCTGCGACAGGAACTGGACAGAGAACGGAGCAAgagactggagctggagcagaagatgaACGAGGTGGTCAAGTCCAGGTGAGAGAGCGTGCACGCCGAGGTCTCGGCCTGGAAGTCAAGTGAATATTACCCGAACCGCTCGGTGACGGCCTCTGAAGTGAATCGAGCACCGCTGGTTTGTAGATCAGCTCACTGAAGAGGATCATTTAGGACTAAAGAGCATCCTCAGAGTGCCAGGAAATTCCTGCTGACAGAGCAGATGACGATAACCTTGATGATCATGATTGTTCATGGTGACGTTCGTAGAAAAATAGTCATTCCAAGATGCGATTTCACAGTCTTAGATTTTTATCATCATGACTGCGGTGTAGTTATGCAGAATACTGACCCAGAGGAAACGACACAACACTTAATGTCTGTATCTGCACATCAGCACCACACCAGATGTTGCTATAACAAGGTCCTGCTTGACAGGCTGGTAGGTCACAAggtggagagtgtgtgtgtgtgtgtgtgactgaaagAGCAACGACAGAAGAGTCACACACCTTCTGTTTCAGCAAGTTCTCCCTGTGGCACCGCAACTAGGCCCgtgtcaataaaaaaaaagggtttacCTCTAGATGATGCACCCttcgtttgtgtgtgtgagatcagaTCAGATGATGCTTCTCTGTCTGCCAATGGGAAATTCCACTGGTGCTCTCCAAATGATTACAGGCGCGTAAACACGGCGTGAAGAATGCAAACCCTTGGAAGAGTTGAACTAATGAACCACGCTGTGGGAGTTTGCTTCAGTTCATCTTATCAGCGGATCCTGTGCAGCTCGATACAAGTGTTTACCTTCATAGCTCCTGtaagaaaatgctttaaaagCCAAGTGCTGCTGAATGATGTTAAGAAGGTTccctgacgtgtgtgtgtgtgtggggggggggggggcgtgggtgtgtgtgggttgaaACTGTAAAAATTGCCGTTAAACAGTTGTTGCGTCTCTTCCCTTCAGGCTGGAGGACTCTCCACCACAGCCTCCTCGGAAACAACAGTCGCCCTCCAACAACGGAACTGGTAAGAGGCCAGTTGAGACGGAGGAAGGGTGGCCAAAAAGGCTGGGTCACCCAGGATGGGGCTGGCAGGAAATGAGGGGAAGGAAGACCTTGACGTGTTTTGGGTGTGGGAGTAAATCAAGTGTGtttggaggggaggggaggttgtAGCTCCAGGACATTTGGTGCATGAAGGTGTGGGTCCATTTATCTGCTggatccagaacctcctctttGCCATAAAAAAAGTGTCcgacatgcagagacacagtTTCATTAATCACATCTCATGACTAAAGTCCTACAGGGCTTGGGTTCCACCGGTACCGAAGAGGCACAAAAGTTTTGGACATCGACTGCATTCGTCTATTTTGAGACTGAAGTTGGTGTCATTGAATATCAGTCTGACCTCCAGTGACCTCCAGTGCCCGTGTGTGCAGACAGTGTTGGTTTTAGAGAGAGGTCCAAGGGGGAGCCGGGGGCTAATTTAAGAAAGTGGGTTATGCAATACATGTGGACCACTTTATGTAGGACAGACATCTATCTGCTGGACtcttctggtgctgctgggtccAGGAGTGGAAAGAAGTGGGTTTGACATTCACGCTCTCAGCCCAGCATGACAATCATGTGGTTAGCAGACGCCCGCTGCTCACTTCAGCACTATGGCGTCACCCCCTTCCGAACCCCCGGTTCTAATTTGGCCGCATTTGTTGTTCctgtttaaaaaggaatggcttGTCCTTATCAAGGCTAAGCAAAGGTGATGTTTCTGCATCTTTCAGCAGATAAGCAGCAGAAGGAAGTCTGGAGCTCGCGGCTGCAGAAGTGGCTGCATGAGCGATTTGGGGTTTATATTGAAGACTTCCGCTTTCAGCCGGAGGAAAGCACAGTGGAGGCAGAGGAACCGCTAAGTGCTAAAAGGTGGGTGAGAGTTGTTCTTGAAAAACAACGTTAACGTGCGCTGCCGGCTGTGTTACGCAGCTTCAGAGCCGCCAGCGGAAGACGGAGGCGCTTTTCTCCTCTCCaaaattcccttttttccccgtTTGTAAAGACGAGTGAGTCATGTCAGACAGCTGAAGGCCGAaccgccctcctctcctccagcataCGATGCAGCTCGGCTGAATGCGACTCTGACCTTTACTCTTTGTTGCTTCGTTCTAGGTTAACAGAAAACATGCGGCGGCTCAGTAAGTATTCAGAACAGGTGTACAGGTGTAGTGATGGAAGGACCAGTCACGGCCTGAACGTGACTCTGGTTTATCCTCCTTCCagctcagtcacacacacaatgcagcAGTTCTAACATGCGTCCCTTGTTTGTCAGAGCGAGGAGCCCGACCCGTCACCAACTTCTTGAGGAACCTCTCCGCCTTATCTAACTGGCACTCTGTCTACACATCAGCCATTGCCTTCATTGTGAGTGTGCACCTCATTTTCCCAGTTTTTCCCGTGGATGTGCTGTATGAAAGCGCTGTGATGCCGCGACTGTGCGTGGAGACGGTGCCGGTTCGTCGCTCTGGGCCACGAAATATGAGGAATCGTGTGTAAATGTTGTCTCTCCTGCCTGCAGATCTACATGTACGCCGCCTGGCACGGCTGGGCGGTCCCCATGTTACTCTTCCTGGCCATTCTGCGCTTGTCTTTAAATTACCTCATTGCCAGGTAAAAACCCTCTGCAGCTTTAGCAACCGTCGTGGTCATgttgctgttgtcatggcaattTTACCCGTGAGATAAAAAATCCTGTGTTGTCTTCTCAAAACTTTTATGATGATGTAAGGTCCGCCCTAATGGTTGCTATGGTTGCGCGCCTTCTCTATTCTTTCTAAAAGCCTACATGAGCTGCCGCCTTTGCACAGCCGAACCGGCCAAACCTCCGTTAAAACGCACcttgttctcttcctcttcctgtgttgCAGAGGTTGGAGGATCCAGTGGAGCATCGTGCCTGAGGTCTCTGAACCCATGGTACGGTCCCCTTCCCGTCTCTGTGTCAGGAGGAAGCCCGGCGAACCTCTAACTTCTCTCCTTGTCTCACTCAGGAGCCTCCAAAGGAAGATCTGACAGTTTCTGAGAAGTTCCAGCTCGTTCTGGACGTTGCACAGAAAGCCCAGGTAGGACGCGGCTCCGGCACCAGCGCTCACACACTCGGAAGCATCACCGGCTCATCTCCCGCTTCCTTTCCTTACAGAACCTCTTTGGCAAGATGGCAGACGTGttggagaaaataaagaagtgaGGACGGAACATTGCGTAATTGCACtggagtaacctttgaccacTTGTTTGCTTTGCCTTCATCAGCCTGTTTATGTGGGTGCAACCTGAGAGCACCAGGAAACTTTACATCTGCTTGTGGGTGGCTTTCATCACCTCCTGCGTCCTGCCCTACAAACTCATGGGCTTCATGATAGGTGAGACACGCTCACACAAACCTTCTTTTGCCTCATGCGAGGCCCTTTTAAGCTTAGATTGTGTAACTTTTCGTGTGTTTGCGAGCGGCTGCTGCAGGCTCTCAGCTTACTGGTCAGCTGGTTTCAGTTACACCTATTTTCCAATAATGCGTCTCACTCGCGAGCCTGCGTAAGATGCTTAAAACATGACAAACTTAGGGCAGAGTATTATGGATGTTTTGTGCAGAAATTCACATGATTGTATTTTCCTTCTGTTAGGCTCATTTTTGTGTTCACTTGCAAGAAGGTTCAGAAGGAAACTTGTTTGTCTACGATAGAGGCTTTTTTTTGGAGTTGTTGTCGGATTTGCTGGGCGGTAGCTGACTGTTCCTTTTCACCTGCGCTCCAGGTCTGTACGGCGGCATCAAATTCTTTATCATAGACTTCCTGTTTAAGAGCTGCCCGAAGCTGCGAGACAAGTACGACACCCCTCACATCGTGtggaacagcctccccacagacCCGCAGCTCAAAGAGAGGATCAACGCCACCGTCTCGCGACGGGTAAGAGGGCAGGAACACACGGGGAGCATTAAACTGAGGGTGTAACgtaaaaatatgtttgaaatGCAGGATTATCTCTGACATAATGGAGTTCTATGGCCTACACGTGGCCCGCTTAATCTCCAAAGGAGTCCGTGGAGGACAAATTTGAGCATGTATGTAACAGAAGCAGCGGAGGGGGTAAAGTTTGAGCCACAAGTGGCCCCGATTAGACGATAACAAGCAAGAGTTATGGGTGTTCTTCGCTGGTTTGGGTTGGACTTTCTGTCCGAATGATGTTCGAGACGTTCAGGATCGTGAAGCGAGGGGGCGGTGATCTAAAGCTAACGCTGAGTTTTAATGAGCTGGTTTCAAAGAGAAGCGACGGGGCTTCTGTCAGTCTCATCCGTCAGCGATTGGCCACAGCACCGTGCGTCGTTCACACACCCGTTTGAACATGTGAGTGCACGAGTGCCTCTGCTGTGTgacagctgtgctctgttgtttcTCTCTCAGCCCTCAGGCATTGAGAAGGTAGGGGCTCTGATGTGTCTCCCTTTgattcccatgatgcacctggGCACGACGCTAGCTCGCCTCGAagcgcgtgtgcttgtgtgcgcgtgtgtgtgcgttagATTGTGTGAGACACCTTCAAGCTGACCTTCAGTGTTTGTGGACAGAATGGATCAAAATGTCACGACGATGTCGCCCGTTTTATCCCACGAAATCTGCTACACGGAGACTTTAGGTGACATTTTGGATCCATTAACATAGTTGCTGTTTGAGAAGTAGCAGCGTGTTTGCTGAGTAGTTAGAGCCCCTGTAGAACACAGTAACGTAGCGTCAGCTCAATAAACCCACCCTCTTCTGGATTAAGTGAACAATTGCTTTTAAGAATCACTTATGTGCCCTAATTAATTCAGCTAAAACTTTGTACAAgtgaatttttaatttttaatcagCCACAAACTAAGGATTTGCTGCCTTTAAATGCATGTCAGGAGCTGAGCTGCAACACTTTGCACTTCCTCAGAGCTGAGACAGATCGTCACACCCTTCATCCTTCTCCTGTCCCCCCCCTGCTCCGTCTCCCCCTCCAGGTTCAGCCGGTGGTCTCCAGGAGCAGCCTCTCCACTGTCCCATGTGGggtgagcagagaagaagaggcgGGTCGCTCTCACAGCACCAAAAAGGGAGCCTTCCATGAAATCTTCAACCTGCAGGAGTCAGAGCGCCCACTGGCGGGTGAGTGCGGGTACTGCAGCTCATGGtaaaacagaattaaaaaaaactgaagcGACTTTTATGTAACAGATTTTATAAAACTTGTATGAGTGTGTCTATAAtttctttg includes these proteins:
- the gramd4a gene encoding GRAM domain-containing protein 4 isoform X2, whose amino-acid sequence is MDKTRTERVAVHHVKVKPRCAVLTMLKRLDKIRFRGPRTRDDFPDLAESPPASDNECSDDVQPKPRTVRDTEDLLRDPAGSGSPTMAANNQDFQRSESDRLNEVKGHLEIALLEKHFLQEELRKLREETNVDSLRQELDRERSKRLELEQKMNEVVKSRLEDSPPQPPRKQQSPSNNGTDKQQKEVWSSRLQKWLHERFGVYIEDFRFQPEESTVEAEEPLSAKRLTENMRRLKRGARPVTNFLRNLSALSNWHSVYTSAIAFIIYMYAAWHGWAVPMLLFLAILRLSLNYLIARGWRIQWSIVPEVSEPMEPPKEDLTVSEKFQLVLDVAQKAQNLFGKMADVLEKIKNLFMWVQPESTRKLYICLWVAFITSCVLPYKLMGFMIGLYGGIKFFIIDFLFKSCPKLRDKYDTPHIVWNSLPTDPQLKERINATVSRRVQPVVSRSSLSTVPCGVSREEEAGRSHSTKKGAFHEIFNLQESERPLAVCENGWRCCLINRDRKMPTDYIRNGVLYVTENYLCFESSSSKSSSSKKNKVIKLMDITDIQKYKVLSVLPGSGMGISIATPSTQKPLVFGAMIHRDEAFEAIFTQYMKIVTTTKPPATTEL
- the gramd4a gene encoding GRAM domain-containing protein 4 isoform X1, which codes for MDKTRTERVAVHHVKVKPRCAVLTMLKRLDKIRFRGPRTRDDFPDLAESPPASDNECSDDVQPKPRTVRDTEDLLRDPAGSGSPTMAANNQDFQRSESDRLNEVKGHLEIALLEKHFLQEELRKLREETNVDSLRQELDRERSKRLELEQKMNEVVKSRLEDSPPQPPRKQQSPSNNGTADKQQKEVWSSRLQKWLHERFGVYIEDFRFQPEESTVEAEEPLSAKRLTENMRRLKRGARPVTNFLRNLSALSNWHSVYTSAIAFIIYMYAAWHGWAVPMLLFLAILRLSLNYLIARGWRIQWSIVPEVSEPMEPPKEDLTVSEKFQLVLDVAQKAQNLFGKMADVLEKIKNLFMWVQPESTRKLYICLWVAFITSCVLPYKLMGFMIGLYGGIKFFIIDFLFKSCPKLRDKYDTPHIVWNSLPTDPQLKERINATVSRRVQPVVSRSSLSTVPCGVSREEEAGRSHSTKKGAFHEIFNLQESERPLAVCENGWRCCLINRDRKMPTDYIRNGVLYVTENYLCFESSSSKSSSSKKNKVIKLMDITDIQKYKVLSVLPGSGMGISIATPSTQKPLVFGAMIHRDEAFEAIFTQYMKIVTTTKPPATTEL
- the gramd4a gene encoding GRAM domain-containing protein 4 isoform X3, coding for MKLCYDLRAGVAVHHVKVKPRCAVLTMLKRLDKIRFRGPRTRDDFPDLAESPPASDNECSDDVQPKPRTVRDTEDLLRDPAGSGSPTMAANNQDFQRSESDRLNEVKGHLEIALLEKHFLQEELRKLREETNVDSLRQELDRERSKRLELEQKMNEVVKSRLEDSPPQPPRKQQSPSNNGTADKQQKEVWSSRLQKWLHERFGVYIEDFRFQPEESTVEAEEPLSAKRLTENMRRLKRGARPVTNFLRNLSALSNWHSVYTSAIAFIIYMYAAWHGWAVPMLLFLAILRLSLNYLIARGWRIQWSIVPEVSEPMEPPKEDLTVSEKFQLVLDVAQKAQNLFGKMADVLEKIKNLFMWVQPESTRKLYICLWVAFITSCVLPYKLMGFMIGLYGGIKFFIIDFLFKSCPKLRDKYDTPHIVWNSLPTDPQLKERINATVSRRVQPVVSRSSLSTVPCGVSREEEAGRSHSTKKGAFHEIFNLQESERPLAVCENGWRCCLINRDRKMPTDYIRNGVLYVTENYLCFESSSSKSSSSKKNKVIKLMDITDIQKYKVLSVLPGSGMGISIATPSTQKPLVFGAMIHRDEAFEAIFTQYMKIVTTTKPPATTEL
- the gramd4a gene encoding GRAM domain-containing protein 4 isoform X4 — its product is MGFLKMEEYTIDSFELLYSGAVDKIKSHKSNLNLKEELRKLREETNVDSLRQELDRERSKRLELEQKMNEVVKSRLEDSPPQPPRKQQSPSNNGTADKQQKEVWSSRLQKWLHERFGVYIEDFRFQPEESTVEAEEPLSAKRLTENMRRLKRGARPVTNFLRNLSALSNWHSVYTSAIAFIIYMYAAWHGWAVPMLLFLAILRLSLNYLIARGWRIQWSIVPEVSEPMEPPKEDLTVSEKFQLVLDVAQKAQNLFGKMADVLEKIKNLFMWVQPESTRKLYICLWVAFITSCVLPYKLMGFMIGLYGGIKFFIIDFLFKSCPKLRDKYDTPHIVWNSLPTDPQLKERINATVSRRVQPVVSRSSLSTVPCGVSREEEAGRSHSTKKGAFHEIFNLQESERPLAVCENGWRCCLINRDRKMPTDYIRNGVLYVTENYLCFESSSSKSSSSKKNKVIKLMDITDIQKYKVLSVLPGSGMGISIATPSTQKPLVFGAMIHRDEAFEAIFTQYMKIVTTTKPPATTEL